The Glycine max cultivar Williams 82 chromosome 3, Glycine_max_v4.0, whole genome shotgun sequence sequence aaataaattaaaacctaGCTATATGCAATAGTGAACAGAAAATAACGattgagaaaataaagaaaaagttgggttgcctcccagtaagcacttctttaacgtcactagcttgacgtATGGTACCTCTAAGGGTCCTGTGCAATCTTAGCTCTGGTCATCTGAGCTATCTCATTCTCATTCTCCTCCACCTTGGAACAGACACTGTGGTCAATTGAGGGCTTTGTTGcatcaaacaaatcaaatgTGATCTTCTGGTCATGAACACTCATTTCAAGATTACCTTTCCCCATATCAACCACACAATTGGTTGTTAACATGAAGGGACGACCTAAAATCAATGGGATTTCAACGTCCTCTTCAATGTCCATGATCACGAAATCTGCAGGGAAAGTAAATTGACGCACTTTGATCAACACGTCTTCCACTACACCATATGGCCTTGTAATTGAGCGATCCGCCAGCTACAATGTCATTCTTGTTGGCATGATTTCCAACTCTCCAATCCTTTTGCACATGGATAGAGGCATCAAGTTAATGCTGGCCCCTAAGTCAATAAGGGCTTTTCCAACTGACACAACACCAATTAAGCAAGGGATTGTGACACTCCTTGGATCTTTGTATTTTGGTGGAAGAATTCTCTGGATAACAGCACTGCAATTTCCCTCCACCACAATATTATCACTGTGGATATATTTGCCCTTCTTGGTCAGCAGATCCTTGAGAAACTTGGAGTAGAGTGACATTTGTTGCAAGGCTTCTCCAAATGGGATAgttatctccaatttcttgaagatatcaaggaaacgaGTAAAGTGtcgttccttgtccttcttagACAGCACCAAGGGATATGGTGCTTCCTTTCCTATACATGGAACaacctccttcttcttttctctggtCAACTCActctatctttttctcttcctcattttctctcttttttcattttctcattttcttcttctttctcttcacttatttttttctccctcatccgatcttcctcattttctttttctccctcaGCTTCTAACTCCTTTTCCTCACTAGTCCTACTCTCATATTCCACCATGGTCTCCCTCTTGCTTCTAGTCATGACAACCTTACAttcttctttgggatttttctctaTATTAGCTCCAAAACCTCCAAAAGAATTCTCAACTATTTGCTTAGCTAGTTGTCCCACTTGGATCTCCAAGTTCTTGAGGGCTGTCTCAGTGCTCTTATGGTTGGACATTGAAACTTGCATGAACTGAGCCAAAGTCTCTTCCAGCTTGGTGGTCCTTTTGTACAAGCTAGGCCCCTGATTCTGAGGTTCGTTGGATGATCCTTcttggtctttattgaactgaTTCCCTGGATGAGACCTCCATCCTTGCTCCTAATTTGGATTGAAATTTTCTCCCTGCTGGTAACCTGAAAAACCGCCTGCATGGAATCCTTGTCTATTTTTATTCCCCATGTAATTCACTTCCTTTGTAGCATCATATATGGGTATGCAACAACCAGATTCATGCACTCCTCCATATATACTGCAACCTCTGACCTGCATGACTGCTGAATGGGAAGGTTGAGCCGCTTGTAACTGTGTTGGCATCTTGCTAAGTGTCTCTATGAGTGATTCTAGCTACTTAGCTAGCagcttgttttgtgccaacagTGCATCTTGTGAAGAAAGCTCTAACAGGCTTCTTTTGGTGGGAACATAAGTTCTATCACGCAAAATAGCATGATCGCTAGCAGCCATATTCTCAATAAGTTCCATTGCTTCTTCAAGGGTCTTCAACTTAATCTTTCCTCCAGTAGAAGCATCCAATAATTGCTTGGATAACGGTCTCAAACCATCAATGAAAATGTTCAACTGAATGGACTCGGAGAATCCATGAGTTGGTATCTTCCGCAGCAAGCTACAGAATCTTTCAAGTGCTTCACTCAAGGATTCATCTGGAAATTGGTGGAATGAGGAAATAGTTGCCTTGCCTCCAACTGTCTTTGATTTTGGGAAGTACTTCTTTTGGAAATTTCTCTACTACTTCTTCCCATGTCTTCAAGTTGTTTCCCTTGAAAGAATACatccacctcttggcttctcctgccaaagaaaatgaaaacaagctgaGCCTCACTGCATCTTTCAGCACCCATGCAATTTTCACTGTATTACAGATTTCTATGTATGTAGCAAGGTGTGCGTAAGGGTCTTCATTCGGcaaaccatgaaacaaatttccTTGAATCAGCAGGATCAAGGAATGAGGATATGTGATGTTGTGAGCTTGGACTTCCGGCCGCGCAATACTTGTGAAAAACTGCGGCACGGTAGAGCTGGAGTAGTCCTCGAGAGTAACCCTCTGTGGTTGGTTGTCTGCCATGATATGTGCTTCAGACACACCAACTTCGGTTTCCCTCAAGTTTGTTGGAAATGATGAAGATGATTCAGATGAATGAGCTTCCTCAAAACTTGGTTGTGCTATCCTCTCTTGCAAAGCTTTTCTCATTCTTTCTACATTTTTTCTCCTGCAAGTAGCTTCGATCTCCAAATCTAGTGGAGCTAAATTCCCTGTTGATGAATTACCTCGCATACAAGAAGCACTAAACAGAGCAGCAGTTAACCAagtcaagagaaaaaaattaacttctaactatctattcacaaaaatcaatcaaagaaaaaagaataaatgtttCCAAACTAAATTATACTATCTAAGTGCAAAGAAATTCCCCAGCAAcggtgccaaaaacttgttcttctctttggcAAGTGTATCGATTCgctcaagtagtataaaatggtaagaccaAGTATCGTATCCTCAGAGAATTTATTTCACTCAGACACTGTACATCCAGTATGCAAACATttgtatggattaaaagaaaagCAAATATCAAGTTGAATTCTGTACTAAAGTCTATTTGAACTTAAACTAAATATCTAGAATTATGGAAGTGAAAACTATCAAGTAAAAAGCATTGGGTCGTTCTACTGAATTTCTCTTGATgttaatatgtatttttctctatttaacgttatcctagtgttcttatgctgagaaaCTACTCAAACCAAGATTCCTCTagtgaatgagcctaactctctttaaacTTTGTCCTTGATCCCTTAACAAATttagtctaaaagagttgcattaagtCTATAGCATAATATGAACTAGATCAttgcactccattcctagacacacagatttctagcttgctctaccaagttctaaggctttaaagcatttcccaatgctaaaaatcctaactacaCATAcagatgggtgatcaagccataaacatgtaaaataagcatagatagaagcaatgaacacataaaaataacattaaatagatagtgaaagaGTGTTACATCAAGATTTCAGCAGAACTCCCCAACCAAgaggcttagccttccattataAGTAATGCAATCTCTCAATACAAGGATGCAATAGTTtttagagaaagaaaatgacaaaGGATGGTTGAAGATGTCTCCTACAACCTCTAAACCCTAGACTTCACTCCTTCTAACCTAAGCTCTCTTAGTTGCTTCCTTTCTATCTTCTCAGCTTCCTCTGGTGCTCTCTCTCTAACTCTATGCTTTATTTCcgccaacttcagtgttttaaaggctcttggaccTTTCAGCTtccgaaggctcgcttagcgagactggcTCGCTAAGTGAaagtaagtgaattttggcttagcgagactggTCGTGCTAAGTGCGAGAAGAGACAACGACCCCGCTGGGTGGGCTGGCTGCGCACTGGGCGAGCACATCTCTGACTGATCCTCTTTTAGGGTTTCTCAACCCACTAAGCGAGTTGTATGCCTCGCTAAGCAGATGCCACTCGCTGAGCGGATTTGCCTCACTGAGCGAGTCATCAACTACTTGAACATTCTCTTCTTTGACCTGAAACTGAGTTggattcaacattaattcacaaaatggaagtatctactctataaaatcacactAAACAGAAAgatatgtacaattcctacaaaaagaaccataaattggaggtaaCACGCTATTTCCTTGCAAATATTCAATAGAAAACTACTCATGAATAGCAACTAACAAATATACACCAAGGCAGTGAGCTAGCTAAGTTATTAAGTGAAGCAAGTCTAATCATCTGGGATGAAGCACCCATGGctcacaaattttgttttgaagcaGTTGATAAAAGTTTGAGAGATATCATTAGAGGTAGATCAAGTTCTGATACTGTCTTTGGAGGTAAGGTCATTGTGTTAGGTAGAGATTTCTGATAGATTCTACCCGTCATTCCTAGAGACAGTCGCTCAGACATTGTTCATGCAACAATAAACTCTTCTTATCTATGGAATGACCACCAAGTGTTaattctttcaaagaatatgcaCTTAGAGAGTAACATTCAAGCaacagagagaaaaagaagctaCCATATTTGCACAATGGATTTTAGACATACGAGATGGAATTATCGAACATCCAAATGATGGTTATGACATCATGGAAATCCCGTAAGAATTACTGGTAACAAAATATGATAACCCAATTCATGCTATAGTACATTCCACATTTCCAAATATAAACCAACAACACAATAACATTGAATTCCTCCATTCTTGAGCTATACTTGCTTCAACAAATGAAACAGTTGAGCAAGTCAATGATTACACACTATAATTGATTCCAGGTAATAAcaacattagttaaaaaataagaacctaTTTTAACATGACTAAAGTGAAGGCCTTTGTAATGGGACTATATTTATTGTTACAAGACTAGCCAACCATGTAATTGCAGCTAAGATTATTTATGGAAAATATATAGGAAACAAAGTATATATTCCCAGAATATCTATGTCTCCTTCTCAATCACCATGGCCCTTTAAGCTTTTAAGGAGGCAATTTCTAGCAATGACAATTAATAAGTCTCAAGGCCAGTCATTATTTACTGTTGGACTTTACTTACTTAAACCAATGTTTAATCATGGTCAATTATATGTTGCCCTATCGAGAGTCAAATCAAagaatggataaaaaaatttaatacatgATAAAGACCAAAAAAGCTTGACCTCTACCACCAATGTAATTTTCAAAGAGGTTTTCAAAAAACCTGTCAAGGTATATATGATATCCATTGGCCCATTTTCCTTTAGCATTGTAATGTATTCATTGTTACTTTAGTTATGATATCTATTGGCCCATTTTCCTTTAGCATTGTAATGTATTCATTGTTACTTTAGTTATGctggatttttttatatttgtttgaaCCTATATGCAACTACATTTCAGATGATGCTGTACTATAATTCTTACTAGAAGCCACTGCACTTTGCTAGGgtgatttcttttttcttatttcttatctCACTCTCTTATATATTGCCTTATAGATTCTTATACCAGCCTTGAAAAATCTATTCTTTTACAAGTTTTGAGAGTCAAagaattatatattcatttatcttGATCATCTAGTAGATTTGGAATATGTTGTGTCCAATTGTATATCACAATCCATACTAGCAATTTGTGAAAAGGCAACACATTATAACTATTAGAAAAATCATGTCCACTCATCATTCAAACAGTAAGCATGTCAACTGTGAACCTATCCCCTTTCTGACATCAAATTAATGCATACCAAAATATGTCGATGTCTTATCTAACTGAGTCATATACAATGAAGATACAATCTGTTTTCAactataaatatgaaatttatgcAACACGAATTAACCAAAGCATACATGTTACTCTCGAGCTCTACAATGAAACAAAAGTTATCCACCCTACATAAGATATATGACCCGATCAAAAAAGATATCTAAGCAAACAATATAATCAACTACAAAAATCGGTACAATAgaattcttcattcttcttaaaaatgagattaaaaattaattcatattaCATGTTTTCAATGTAAATATTTCTCTTTTAATATTGTTATACAAAGAATACACTTAATTCACTACAAATATTTCTCTTAACATatatctattaatttatttaaacaaaatttacatattatatataatatatgatagACGTacgtaagatattttttatgcaaatatactctcttattttatttaaaaagtttataaaaaataaaaaagaatgtattCTTTACATttaatggaaacaaaaattatatataatatatgatacttagttataatatttcattggatatgttttttaatttatgtgtctaaacttattaaaaaaagaatttaatataatatatgacaTATgagaatatttgttttaataaaatcaaacaaattgaatcctattataaaaaaatatgttattgaaaacaaatacaacgactgttattaaaaaatacgtaccgtcttatttatttattcttttacgtacttttatcttataaatatattatataattcattttatcaattaatctataaatttcatttaactaatatatatatatatatatatatatatatatatatatatattaaaatgaacaataaCATATAAAATCTATGTGACTTGCTTTTTAAGCTAACACACACGGGTTAAAAATTAGttagaagaataaaaatacatgatcGTCGTTGTGATGCTACTTACAAGTAGTTGCATAGTTGACATAGTAATTAAATGACACttccattcttttcttgatttctttaGGTGTTTCTCGATCTTCATTCAGTGTGTGATGCTGGTTGGTAATGActtatatgaaattaattaatgtgtgcATGCCAACTTGCTTCCTTTCTTTGTTTAAgagcaattttttaaaaatacatgtgtattttaagaatgtattaaaaaaagttatttatgttTTACAGATTTATTTTTAGAAGTAGAAGATGCATTTTGTGTggttactttataaaaaaaataatttttgttttaaaaagtagtataatttcaaaaaaaattctcaaactaAATAGAATATTGATTTAATGTtagtttggaatttttttttcttaaagctTAAACAAGCTAAAATCTTTTCTACATACAtgcatttaaagaaattatcacgttcaactttatcatttaaactcTTAATCAAcatatttaaagaatttaacCTTCAACTTTATTATTTAAGGATGTTTGACTTATCACGTTCAAGACTTGAAGATATAGATAAAATTgcttcaattattaatttaactaaaaaatgacaaaaagcaAGATCAAATGTCTTACTTAGGTTAGGTTTCTTTTAAAATCCTACCATCAGAGAACATGTCTTTTCTAGTATAGTCTTTTCCTAGTGTAGTGTTTTACTTTCTACGTACtacttaatattataatttattatctctCTAATTTACTATACTAAAAACTACTAGTAGTATTTTAGTATGCGCAAGAcagatatttgattttatacaattaaaattataataaataaatatttttaatgtatgttaattaaatatattaatattataattaaagttgatataaataaatatatttgaacatacataaattttattttaaacttataataaataatttaaaaggaaCAATACACAAGAACACAAAACATGCATAAACAACTACAAGGATTACACAATTAAAGTCTCTTTATATATCATCAAAAGGAAGAAATATATACATTCACTCGTCTCACAGCTAATTTGTATTGGtcattaaagattttttttcacaagTCATTAATTAAGGTCTTTACATTGTGAAATCAACTTTCACATTTAAcgaactgtaaaaaaaaaaaaaaacttttacatttAACGAGAAATTTCATTAGAAAAGCTTGAAGTTTTATCCCCGTCAACTTGAAAATGCCAATCAATATAAATACACAAATATAAAGAATTAAAGAGTAGCTAAACTACCTTGTATAattattctttcattcttttaaaGCATTCATtcgttgaataaaaaaaattatgaattattaaaaagttttacatagtcaattaatcataattcaagataaatttattaacttttgaaataattatcttaaaataattcaaatgatgATGTCTAATTAAATgatacactactacaaaaaagttttctaagacagttattttatacttttcttaATGATTTTCAATcgtatttaaatttattgtcatGAAAAGTCAACACtttgatgattttaaaattgtcttaaaattttgatctttacatcaaattttcttaaaaataatcttagaatgtgttttttttttaattttaaaaatatttttaaaatgagaatTTGAAGATGATTTAACAAAAacctgttttaaaaaatatactttctaTGATGATTTTTTGAGAATCATGTTAGAAAGTATATTTTTGATAATCATGTTAGAAAATCTACTTCCCAATAATTTGATACATGCAACTGCCGAATAGGTAAATTTATCAACCAAAATGCTCttatttcaaatgcaataaaaaatatGGACTGTTAGAAGGTGCCtacacttttatttaaaaaaagaactatATTAAATACTAAGAAATTCTCACCTAAGAAATTCTCACCTCTCAGTGACCGATTTTCCTTTAACAATATTTTCACTATGAATAGAAATTTGATCAACTTTATTTTCAAACAACTTAGTACATTACTAGAAAAATGCAATTTAGCAATCGAAGTAGCGACCGATATGTAGTTGAAGATAGCAACCGAATTGTTTTCGGTCGCTATATGAAGATTCTAGCGACCGAAAATAATTCAGTCGCTACGCatatttctgttttaaaattagcGACCGAAatctccttttcttttatattgaagtaacaaaatttttatttattataaatcgtaataaatatattttatactagaaaaatattgaaattagtatattagtaatatttttcaattaagaaaataatatttacattatttgatTAGGATAAATAAGCCATGCTAAtcattagtcttttaatttgtgttttttacaaaataaatatttaaaaatgataataaataccctttatattctgaaaatatatgataatcaaaatttattaaaaaaaagtaattcaaaatataaggTATAAGTGTAACACCAATGATTCATTAAGTTTTAATATGACATAAGTGAAATTTATGCATTGATGAATACCCAATTTGACTTTAGTACAACATGTGCATTGAGCAAGGCCCAATAAGATGCAATGTGTAACATATGCATTCATTAAAATCccaaatttactttaatttaagttttaattgcAAAATTTGTCCTCCTATTTTACCTATTTCACCAAATTGgttctcctatttttttaattcactatttGAGTCACTGATTTTAACTAGGAGTGAGTAAACAGACTCGGGTCCATGGATCGGATAACAGGGCCTGTGGTTCGCACAGgccacaaataatttttttttataaaattcatggCTATGCAAGATTTTGGGTCTGtcttgcgtaatccgtaagttGTGTGGGTTTGGACCACGGGGTTCATGGGTTGACCCGCAAACCCGCAACTACTAACCAAGGTCAACCCAAATCAAATTAATCCTAAAagcctaataaaaaatttcttttcatttatgttgaaaatttatttggttgtgttaaaatttttgtaattgaGTATTTGTTAGAGatttattaagaattttttaaaaaatatataattgagtgtaattgactttttttaagagaaaaaaatatatttattttcaaatttaagtgtTTCTCTAGAAACTAGGCCCGCGAAACTAGTTCGTCTGCTATCAATGTGGGCTTACGCAGGGCGAGTCGGCCCGCTTACCCGcttctaattttaattgttgatggtcaaatttcaaacattgcttataataaaaagttgactaacattttcttaaaaaaaaataagaactttaaAAATGCCTAAGGAAAGATAAAAACTATGATGTTTAGAATGAGAAATATACTCCTTTATCACGACATCTAGGTGTTCATTTGAATATTTagtacaaaatataatattaatataaattttatgcaaaaatagttcaaattcaatttttttattcattatattttcataatcttatatattatcttttaaaacataacatataagattaaattttattttcacataaattaaaatatgtatatcaTCAAAAGGAACAATACACAAGAACAACATACAAGAACACAAAACATGCATAAACAACTACAAGGATTACACAATTAAAGTCTCTTTATATATCATCAAAAGGAAGAAATATATACATTCACTCGTCTCACAGCTAATTTGTATTGGtcattaaagattttttttcacaagTCATTAATTAAGGTCTTTACATTGTGAAATCAACTTTCACATTTAAcgaactgtaaaaaaaaaaaaaaaaaaacttttacatttAACGAGAAATTTCATTAGAAAAGCTTGAAGTTTTATCCCCGTCAACTTGAAAATGCCAATCAATATAAATACACAAATATAAAGAATTAAAGAGTAGCTAAACTACCTTGTATAattattctttcattcttttaaaGCATTCATtcgttgaataaaaaaaattatgaattattaaaaagttttacatagtcaattaatcataattcaagataaatttattaacttttaaaataattatcttaaaataattcaaatgatgATGTCTAATTAAATgacacactactacaaaagttttctaagacaattattttatatttttcataatgaTTTTCAATcgtatttaaatttattgtcatGAAAAGTCAATACTTTTCATAATGATtttaaaaccgtcttaaaattttgatctttacatcgattttcttaaaaatcgttttagaatgtgtttttttttaattttaaaaatattttaaaaatgagaatttgaagatgatttaacaaaaaattattttaaaaaatatactttctaTGATGATTTTTTGAGAATCATGTTAgaaattaagtatattttttataatcatgtTAGAAAATCTACTTCCCAATAATTTGATACATGCAATTGCCGAATAGGTAAATTTATCAACCAAAATGCTCttatttcaaatgcaataaaaaatatGGACTGTTAGAAGGTGCATacacttttattttagaaaaaactatattaaataCTAAGAAATTTTCACCTCTCAGTGACCAATTTTCCTTTAACAATATTTGCACTATGAATAGAAATTTGATCAACTTTATTTTCAAACAACTTAG is a genomic window containing:
- the LOC102670088 gene encoding uncharacterized protein, with the protein product MPTQLQAAQPSHSAVMQEQGWRSHPGNQFNKDQEGSSNEPQNQGPSLYKRTTKLEETLAQFMQVSMSNHKSTETALKNLEIQVGQLAKQIVENSFGGFGANIEKNPKEECKVVMTRSKRETMVEYERKEAPYPLVLSKKDKERHFTRFLDIFKKLEITIPFGEALQQMSLYSKFLKDLLTKKGKYIHSDNIVVEGNCSAVIQRILPPKYKDPRSVTIPCLIGVVSVGKALIDLGASINLMPLSMCKRIGELEIMPTRMTL